In the genome of Cryptomeria japonica chromosome 8, Sugi_1.0, whole genome shotgun sequence, one region contains:
- the LOC131052208 gene encoding uncharacterized protein LOC131052208 — MENSRKFASVIIVLAIVHHYVCVWGFKECTNIPTQQSSHTLRYELESSKDEAWKSLVHSHFAHLTPTDENFWATLKPSRRQDLEDAQEDFKWRMMYRRLRESNNNSLINGQNFLQEVSLHNVRVDPNSVYGAAQQTNLEYMLMLDVDNLVWSFRKTAGLPTPGKPYGGWEDPTVELRGHFVGHYMSGTALMWASTHNQTLFDKMTSLVSALATCQKAMGTGYLSAFPSELFDRFEAVQPVWAPYYTIHKIMAGLLDQYTLAGNKQALNMTMWMADYFYMRVKNVIQEWTIERHWTSLNEETGGMNDVLYQLYTISKNPNHLELAHLFDKPCFLGLLAMQADSLSGFHANTHIPVVIGSQMRYEVTGDPLYKEIGTFFIDIVNSSHAWATGGTSSGEFWENPKRLLDTLSTETEEGCTSYNLLKVIRHLFRWTRDMKYADYYERVLTNGMLGRQRGTNPGVYIYMLPQGAGVSKAHSYHGWGDWNNSFWCDYGSGVESFSKLGDSIYFEENGVNLNLYIIQFIPSTFTWDNAGFTLNQVIQPLFSHDPNLNISIEFSSFKSGKVRAEDFIVNIRIPFWTSPNAKAMLNTEALSLPSPGNFLTIKRKWESGDKVTLSLPIGLRTERIEDDRPQAVSIQAILFGPYLLAGMADNGWDLNIGKASSINDWIKPVPAIYASQLFSFHQETLVLEYNNTQVLMGKLPMLGTDEAVHSTFRVVDSSKVEKIYNSTMDFIGKNIYLELFDQPGVAIAHQGPNNPATIANTAENNAIMFKVLEGLNGKKNTISFESTCLPNCFLFGGGSTAQDIILKCKPNTTDDNFKDSVSYTGTTGISTYHPISFIASGSNRNYHLKPLYSYMDEFYTSYFNITT; from the exons ATGGAGAATTCAAGAAAGTTTGCGAGTGTTATAATAGTGTTAGCGATAGTACATCATTATGTGTGCGTGTGGGGCTTCAAGGAGTGTACAAACATTCCAACCCAGCAATCTTCCCACACTCTGCGCTACGAGCTGGAGTCCTCAAAAGACGAGGCATGGAAATCACTTGTGCACTCGCATTTTGCCCATTTGACTCCAACCGACGAGAACTTTTGGGCTACTCTCAAACCTTCTCGTAGGCAAGATCTGGAAGATGCGCAGGAGGATTTCAAGTGGAGAATGATGTACAGGAGATTGAGAGAGAGCAATAATAATAGTCTTATTAATGGTCAAAATTTCTTGCAGGAGGTTTCACTGCACAACGTTCGTGTGGACCCCAATTCAGTGTATGGTGCTGCCCAGCAGACGAATTTGGAGTACATGCTGATGTTGGATGTGGATAATTTGGTTTGGAGTTTCAGAAAAACAGCAGGGCTGCCCACTCCTGGGAAGCCCTACGGTGGATGGGAAGACCCAACGGTGGAGCTGAGAGGACACTTTGTAGGCCATTACATGAGTGGTACTGCTTTGATGTGGGCTTCCACCCATAACCAGACCCTTTTTGACAAGATGACCTCTCTTGTCTCTGCTCTTGCAACCTGCCAGAAGGCTATGGGAACTGGTTATTTATCTGCATTTCCTTCTGAGCTCTTTGATCGTTTTGAGGCCGTCCAACCTGTTTGGGCACCATACTATACCATTCACAAG ATCATGGCAGGATTGCTAGATCAGTACACCTTAGCTGGAAATAAACAAGCACTCAACATGACTATGTGGATGGCCGATTACTTCTACATGCGTGTCAAAAATGTTATACAAGAGTGGACAATAGAGAGACATTGGACATCCCTCAATGAAGAGACTGGTGGCATGAATGATGTTCTCTATCAACTTTACACCATCTCT AAAAACCCGAATCACCTGGAGCTCGCCCATCTTTTTGACAAACCTTGCTTTTTGGGGCTTCTAGCTATGCAG GCAGATAGTCTTTCTGGATTTCATGCAAATACACATATTCCTGTGGTTATAGGCTCACAAATGCGATATGAGGTCACAGGCGACCCACTCTACAAG GAAATTGGTACATTCTTCATAGATATTGTCAATTCATCACATGCATGGGCAACTGGTGGAACTTCTAGTGGTGAATTTTG GGAGAATCCAAAGAGGTTACTTGACACACTTTCTACAGAAACTGAAGAGGGTTGTACTTCCTACAACTTATTGAAG GTTATTCGTCACTTGTTTCGTTGGACTAGAGACATGAAATATGCAGATTATTATGAACGTGTTTTGACAAATGGTATGCTTGGAAGACAAAGAGGAACAAACCCAGGGGTTTATATTTATATGCTTCCTCAAGGAGCTGGAGTTTCTAAGGCTCATAGTTATCATGGTTGGGGTGATTGGAATAATTCATTTTGGTGTGATTATGGCTCAG GTGTTGAATCATTTTCTAAATTAGGAGATTCTATATATTTTGAAGAGAATGGTGTAAATCTTAATTTATACATTATTCAATTCATACCTAGCACATTTACTTGGGATAATGCTGGATTTACCTTGAATCAAGTGATTCAACCTTTATTTTCCCATGATCCAAATCTCAATATCTCAATAGAGTTCTCTTCATTCAAG AGTGGAAAGGTTAGAGCTGAAGATTTTATTGTGAACATACGAATACCATTTTGGACATCTCCAAATGCAAAAGCAATGTTGAATACAGAAGCACTATCTCTACCATCTCCTG GAAATTTTTTAACCATTAAAAGAAAATGGGAGTCCGGAGATAAGGTGACTCTATCATTACCAATTGGCCTTAGGACAGAAAGGATTGAAG ATGATCGTCCACAAGCTGTATCTATTCAAGCAATTCTTTTCGGTCCATATCTACTTGCTGGCATGGCTGATAATGGATGGGACCTTAACATTGGGAAAGCATCTTCAATAAATGACTGGATAAAGCCAGTTCCTGCTATATATGCCTCTCAATTGTTTAGCTTTCATCAAGAAACCCTTGTACTTGAATATAACAATACTCAAGTTTTAATGGGTAAACTTCCAATGTTGGGGACAGATGAAGCTGTTCATTCTACTTTTAGAGTTGTTGATTCTTCAAAGGTAGAGAAAATATATAATTCAACCATGGATTTTATTGGTAAGAATATTTATTTAGAGCTTTTCGATCAACCAGGAGTTGCTATTGCACACCAAGGACCAAACAACCCAGCTACAATTGCAAATACCGCTGAAAATAATGCAATAATGTTCAAAGTATTGGAAGGGTTGAATGGTAAAAAGAATACCATATCATTTGAGTCCACATGTCTTCCAAACTGCTTTCTATTTGGAGGAGGATCAACTGCACAGGATATTATATTGAAGTGCAAACCCAATACAACTGATGATAATTTCAAGGATTCCGTCAGTTACACTGGAACCACAGGAATCAGTACATATCATCCCATTAGTTTCATTGCTAGTGGATCAAATAGAAATTATCACCTCAAACCCCTCTATAGCTATATGGATGAGTTCTATACTTCCTATTTTAACATCACAACTTGA